A single Rhopalosiphum padi isolate XX-2018 chromosome 4, ASM2088224v1, whole genome shotgun sequence DNA region contains:
- the LOC132930924 gene encoding protein stunted isoform X1, giving the protein MSYWRAAGLNYVNYSNIAAKVVRRVLKPELQANASKRDETHVKFTPWVKGKPSKPGQ; this is encoded by the exons ATGAGTTACTGGAGGGCCGCTGGATTGAA CTATGTTAATTATTCCAACATCGCTGCAAAAGTTGTAAGGAGAGTGTTGAAACCAGAACTCCAAGCTAATGCAAGCAAACGTGATGAAACACATGTAAAATTTACCCCATGGGTTAAGGGAAAGCCATCCA agcCAGGTCAATAG
- the LOC132930924 gene encoding protein stunted isoform X2: protein MSYWRAAGLNYVNYSNIAAKVVRRVLKPELQANASKRDETHVKFTPWVKGKPSNEKA, encoded by the exons ATGAGTTACTGGAGGGCCGCTGGATTGAA CTATGTTAATTATTCCAACATCGCTGCAAAAGTTGTAAGGAGAGTGTTGAAACCAGAACTCCAAGCTAATGCAAGCAAACGTGATGAAACACATGTAAAATTTACCCCATGGGTTAAGGGAAAGCCATCCA ATGAAAAAGCTtga
- the LOC132930921 gene encoding diphosphomevalonate decarboxylase-like: MDKVVTCVAPVNIAAIKYWGKRDEHLILPLNDSVSLTLDCDQMHAKTSVIAGPSIDEDSVWLNGQIMPIETNERLKKCFHLIRNLIKIRKGENSQEAKWNIRVCSENNFPTAAGLASSAAGYACLVFTLANAFGLVDEDLPSIARQGSGSACRSIYGGFVHWKAGIDDQGSDSTAVQIAADTHWPEMRIIILVVNDSQKKTSSTIGMKQAVKTSELLKYRVQKCVPERTKEIIQAITDKNFEKFAEITMRDSNQFHAVCLDTYPPCVYLNQVSHDIISFVHDYNEAVGQIKVSYTFDAGPNAFLFIQQNDLNLFMSELVNVFPSKQPDSSYLRGIVSTLPYKVKPYGFKPKDKDLLKYIMVTKLGSGPRCVNDHLLNDDGTLKSNN, translated from the exons ATGGATAAAGTCGTGACGTGCGTAGCACCCGTCAACATAGCCGCCATAAAATACT GGGGTAAAAGAGACGAACATTTGATATTGCCTCTGAACGATTCAGTCAGTCTGACATTGGACTGCGATCAA ATGCATGCTAAAACATCTGTTATTGCAGGACCATCAATAGATGAAGACAGCGTTTGGCTAAATGGACA GATTATGCCCATTGAAACAAACGAACGTCTGAAAAAGTGCTTTCATTTAA taagaaATTTGATCAAAATACGAAAAGGTGAAAATAGTCAAGAAGCTAAATGGAATATAAGGGTTTGCTCTGAAAATAATTTCCCTACTGCAGCAGGACTGGCTTCATCAGCAGCTGGTTATGCATGTCTTG tattCACATTAGCTAACGCTTTTGGCTTGGTTGATGAAGATCTTCCATCTATAGCAAGACAAGGTAGTGGAAGTGCATGTAGAAGTATTTATGGAGGATTTGTTCATTGGAAGGCTGGTATTGATGATCAGGGTTCAGATTCTACTGCAGTTCAAATTGCTGCAGATACGCATTGGCCAGAAATGAGAATTATTATACTAGTG gttaaTGATTCTCAAAAAAAAACTAGTAGTACTATAGGAATGAAACAAGCAGTAAAAACAAGTGAATTACTTAAATACAGAGTTCAAAAGTGTGTACCTGAAAGAACAAAAGAAATCattcaa gccATAACagataaaaattttgaaaaatttgctGAAATTACAATGCGAGATAGTAACCAATTTCATGCAGTTTGTTTAGATACATATCCTCCttgtgtttatttaaatcaaGTATCACATGATATAATATCTTTTGTTCATGATTATAATGAAGCTGTTGGCCAAATCAAA gtTTCTTATACATTTGATGCTGGCCCAaatgcttttttatttattcagcaAAATGATCTGAATTTATTTATGTCAGAATTAGTTAATGTTTTTCCATCAAAACAACCTGATTCTTCATATTTACGAGGAATTGTGTCAACATTACCGTATAAA GTAAAACCATATGGGTTTAAACCCAAAGATAAAGATCTTTTGAAGTATATCATGGTCACTAAATTAGGTAGTGGTCCAAGATGTGTTAATGACCATTTATTAAATGATGATGGTACTCTTAAATCAaacaactaa